One genomic region from Phragmites australis chromosome 1, lpPhrAust1.1, whole genome shotgun sequence encodes:
- the LOC133921528 gene encoding uncharacterized protein LOC133921528 produces the protein MSWLARSIAATLTSAHSDDDDSEATSGDKSPPRASDPESADDGEPEEQPETPSRGVKGDISELTESLTRRLWGVASFLAPPPAEAEEEEEAAAADAGTEEEEGAQSPRIAGIRSDLAEIGGRVRSGISMLSNANAVTEISRFASSFLPFGPGEEGEGEGEAVGVTEDVVVFVRHISEHPKTWLDFPLFVDDLHADDFELSDAQYGHAVAIERLVPSLSYLRTELCSTNMSEACFWKIYFVLLHSKLNKQDAELLSTPQILEAREELLQSSPTKNKPSSEGPSSGNRNVPSTQPEEEFSPSSTQNKSGISEAPSFQKPTSEPVPDVEADKHPISTTEAEIIDKSVIQEELVVKNEMTSVPIEKSNLYNAEDDDEEVDDWLQDMAPVPSKTGNTTSVGEEEDVSFSDLEDD, from the exons ATGTCATGGCTCGCGCGCTCCATCGCGGCCACTCTCACCTCCGCCCactccgacgacgacgactccGAGGCCACCTCCGGCGACAAGAGCCCGCCGCGCGCCTCCGACCCGGAAAGCGCTGACGATGGGGAGCCCGAAGAGCAGCCGGAGACTCCGAGCCGCGGCGTCAAGGGCGACATCTCTGAGTTGACCGAGTCGCTCACCCGCCGGCTCTGGGGCGTCGCTTCCTTCCTCGCACCGCCACcggccgaagccgaggaggaggaggaggcggcggcggcggatgcaggtacggaggaggaggagggggctcAGTCGCCGCGGATCGCCGGGATCCGGAGCGACCTGGCGGAGATCGGGGGCAGGGTCAGGAGCGGCATCTCGATGCTGTCGAACGCCAACGCCGTCACGGAGATCTCCAGGTTCGCGTCGTCGTTCCTGCCATTCGGGCccggggaggagggggagggcgagggcgaggcGGTCGGTGTGACCGAGGATGTGGTGGTGTTCGTGAGGCACATCTCGGAGCATCCCAAGACGTGGCTCGATTTCCCCTTGTTCGTCGATGACCTACACGCGGATG ATTTTGAACTGTCAGACGCACAATACGGACATGCAGTGGCTATAGAGCGCCTTGTGCCAAGCCTGTCGTATCTCAGGACTGAGCTTTGCTCTACCAATATGAGTGAAGCATGCTTTTGGAAGATCTATTTTGTGCTTCTTCATTCAaaactaaacaagcaagatgcCGAACTTCTTTCAACGCCACAA ATCCTGGAAGCAAGAGAAGAATTATTGCAAAGTTCACCAACAAAGAACAAGCCATCATCTGAGGGGCCGTCATCGGGAAACAGGAATGTTCCCTCTACCCAACCTGAAGAAGAGTTCTCACCCTCAAGCACCCAAAACAAGAGTGGAATATCTGAAGCACCTTCATTCCAAAAACCAACTTCTGAGCCTGTGCCAGACGTTGAGGCTGACAAGCATCCTATTTCAACTACTGAGGCAGAAATAATCGACAAGTCTGTAATCCAAGAAGAGTTGGTGGTGAAAAATGAGATGACGAGTGTACCCATTGAGAAGTCTAACCTGTACAATGCGGAGGATGATGACGAAGAAGTGGACGACTGGCTACAAGATATGGCCCCTGTGCCCAGTAAAACAGGCAACACCACTTCggtaggggaggaggaagatgtATCCTTCAGCGATCTGGAGGATGATTAA
- the LOC133921536 gene encoding uncharacterized protein LOC133921536, with protein sequence MAAASDAPVHNSAGWDFTCNFEVDYGSEEHASVVYQTLAVDGELQPDKVKREMRLSGRKLVVYFAAVEARFLRASFSAFVDLMVLVTKLVEEYGVANEGHSC encoded by the exons ATGGCTGCTGCCTCCGATGCCCCAGTACATAACTCCGCCGGCTGGGACTTCACCTG TAACTTTGAAGTTGATTACGGGTCTGAGGAACATGCATCCGTTGTCTACCAAACGTTAGCTGTTGACGGGGAG TTGCAGCCTGACAAGGTCAAGAGGGAGATGCGTCTTTCTGGCAGAAAGCTTGTCGT GTACTTTGCAGCAGTAGAGGCCCGGTTTCTGCGAGCATCGTTCAGCGCATTTGTAGATCTTATGGTACTCGTGACGAAGCTTGTTGAAGAATATGGTGTGGCCAATGAAGGGCATTCTTGTTGA